Proteins encoded together in one Lathyrus oleraceus cultivar Zhongwan6 chromosome 5, CAAS_Psat_ZW6_1.0, whole genome shotgun sequence window:
- the LOC127087890 gene encoding uncharacterized protein LOC127087890, protein MSLTTVEDDSSSEIHLPAEIDWHMLDKSKFFFLGAALFSGVSAALYPMVVLKTRQQVSSSHYSCINMSCAIMRYEGFRGFYKGFGTSLMGTIPARALYMTALEVTKSSVGTAFVDLGFSDNTATAVASAAAGVTSAMSAQLVWTPIDVVSQRLMVQGCSSGGGGGGRGGGKSILANLNSENYRNGLDVFRKILYNDGPRGFYRGFGISILTYAPSNAVWWTSYSMVHRFIWGNFGSCLCKSGSNLGGGDGCVGYRPDSKVMVGVQGLSAVVASGVSAIVTMPFDTIKTRLQVLDTEENGRRRPLTFAQTVRNLVNEGGLFACYKGLGPRWVSMSMSATTMITTYEFLKRMSTKRQD, encoded by the coding sequence ATGAGTTTAACAACAGTAGAAGACGATTCATCTTCCGAAATCCATTTACCAGCAGAAATTGACTGGCACATGCTAGACAAATCGAAGTTTTTCTTCCTCGGCGCCGCCTTATTCTCCGGCGTCTCCGCCGCACTTTATCCGATGGTGGTTTTAAAAACTCGGCAACAGGTTTCTTCTTCACACTACTCTTGTATCAACATGTCATGTGCTATTATGCGGTACGAAGGTTTTAGAGGCTTTTATAAAGGTTTTGGTACTTCTTTGATGGGGACTATCCCTGCTAGAGCACTTTACATGACAGCACTTGAGGTTACCAAGAGTAGCGTTGGTACTGCTTTTGTTGATTTGGGTTTTTCTGATAATACTGCTACTGCTGTTGCTAGTGCTGCAGCTGGTGTTACTTCAGCTATGTCTGCTCAGTTGGTTTGGACTCCGATTGATGTTGTTAGTCAGAGACTCATGGTTCAAGGTTGTAGTAGTGGTGGTGGCGGTGGTGGTCGTGGTGGAGGAAAGAGTATATTGGCGAATCTGAATTCGGAGAATTATAGAAATGGTTTAGATGTGTTTAGAAAAATTCTTTATAATGATGGGCCAAGAGGATTCTATAGAGGATTTGGGATTTCGATATTGACATATGCGCCATCGAATGCTGTTTGGTGGACTTCTTATTCTATGGTTCATAGGTTTATTTGGGGTAATTTTGGTTCATGTTTGTGTAAGAGTGGTAGTAATTTGGGTGGTGGTGATGGGTGTGTTGGTTATAGACCTGATTCTAAGGTTATGGTTGGTGTACAAGGTTTGAGTGCTGTTGTGGCTAGTGGTGTTTCTGCTATTGTGACAATGCCGTTTGATACTATTAAGACTAGGTTGCAGGTTTTGGATACGGAGGAGAATGGGAGAAGGCGGCCGTTAACTTTTGCGCAAACGGTTAGGAATTTGGTGAATGAAGGTGGTTTGTTTGCTTGTTACAAAGGATTGGGACCGAGGTGGGTGTCGATGTCTATGTCGGCTACGACTATGATTACTACTTATGAGTTCTTGAAACGCATGTCAACAAAGAGGCAAGATTAG
- the LOC127078975 gene encoding uncharacterized protein LOC127078975, protein MEASDQTLVCVKQVKQHITDEWDESMPLPGDIIEGFSTENIDVADESFLHAKTSSEFSSQLGKINSCVESIWIKVRRGDSLMKLQTCIVQQKVSVLRRKYTIQAITDHRHIADLADLTLNQCIELQVMTRRVMNTKDQGFRKDAIKYDWKMKVKTYLPYQCSSVVSSILFMPLISEHCIDTVTARCMAWFSAAISSGVPLVFVNIQTELIPPKVVVCILFLQVSYSTYMH, encoded by the exons ATGGAAGCATCTGATCAAACACTTGTTTGTGTGAAACAAGTGAAGCAACACATAACTGATGAATGGGATGAGAGCATGCCATTACCAGGAGACATCATTGAAGGATTCTCAACAGAAAACATCGACGTTGCCGATGAATCCTTTTTGCATGCAAAGACTAGTTCAGAGTTTAGTTCACAGCTTGGAAAGATCAACAGTTGCGTCGAGTCCATATGGATTAAGGTTAGAAGGGGTGATAGTTTGATGAAACTGCAGACATGTATTGTTCAACAGAAAGTTTCTGTTCTTAGACGAAAGTATACTATCCAAGCCATAACAGATCATAGACATATCGCAGATTTAGCCGATCTAACATTAAACCAGTGCATTGAACTGCAGG TAATGACAAGGAGAGTAATGAACACGAAGGATCAAGGATTCCGCAAAGACGCGATAAAATATGATTGGAAGATGAAAGTAAAAACATATCTGCCTTATCAATGCTCCTCAGTTGTAAGCTCCATTCTATTCATGCCACTCATCAGTGAGCACTGCATCGATACCGTTACGGCTAGGTGCATGGCCTGGTTTAGTGCAGCAATTTCCTCAGGGGTCCCTCTTGTTTTTGTCAATATCCAAACCGAACTAATTCCACCTAAGGTAGTAGTATGTATACTTTTTCTTCAAGTTTCTTATAGTACATACATGCATTAA
- the LOC127087889 gene encoding uncharacterized protein LOC127087889, whose amino-acid sequence MLKQRIKPYCITQENTNLFSNQQIHYTTQLIHGIRLWFLPGLKEIAIELIPQPNESRFGMEIKRTEEGFVCIYSVTKDTSADRSGLRELHEEATANGFLLVISRLDDKSTIPTSVCSDGLVHCCDHAEIKDLLISAIDQYATIQLHVMAYPNQTHPSPNHSVGFTALLPPERSFATHPYD is encoded by the exons ATGTTGAAGCAAAGAATCAAACCTTATTGTATAACACAGGAAAATACCAATCTCTTTTCTAACCAACAAATCCATTACACTACTCAACTAATTCATGGTATAAGGTTATGGTTTCTACCTGGACTAAAAGAAATTGCAATAGAATTGATCCCTCAACCAAACGAATCACGCTTTGGAATGGAAATCAAACGAACCGAAGAG GGCTTTGTGTGCATCTATTCGGTGACGAAGGACACGTCAGCAGATCGCAGTGGGTTAAGAGAGCTCCATGAAGAAGCAACTGCGAACGGTTTCCTTCTTGTGATCTCTCGGTTAGATGACAAGAGCACAATACCTACAAGTGTTTGTTCTGATGGTCTTGTACATTGTTGTGACCATGCTGAAATTAAGGACCTTCTCATTTCTGCAATAGATCAATATGCGACGATTCAACTTCACGTCATGGCTTACCCAAACCAAACTCATCCTTCTCCAAATCATTCTGTTGGATTTACTGCTCTTTTACCACCAGAAAGATCGTTCGCTACTCATCCCTATGATTAA